In a genomic window of Gambusia affinis linkage group LG04, SWU_Gaff_1.0, whole genome shotgun sequence:
- the LOC122830356 gene encoding zinc finger protein 852-like, whose amino-acid sequence MGSENSDHFGPAVVLVDEDEQEVGGLINSDGEEVEFSEVRVNPISGIVPAETPSKKLIQSESEKLASLHSCSVCGKDFPYASKLQRHLRTHSGERPFPCSMCEKRFPEKGLLMIHERVHTGEKPFPCTFCAKRFASQGELRLHRRTHTGERPYHCSICLKSFSRHWHLKTHLEAMHCEVVAGFSRKKFPCSDCVKSCNSAAELRDHQRTHTGERPFQCSFCDKRFALSGTLVRHERLHTGITPYHCSDCGKTFAQQWTLTTHMRTHTGEKPYSCSQCDKSFVAPGELRRHTRIHTGEKPYTCGDCGRHFSLAGTLRNHRRSCTSSKSESVPDVILGASRASADESYLEDQANPIICEVPESKTFPNAAEPTSSKRPNCVTSPQPEVILRTMENPSENHVSTPHVNVIVKQEEEEEPLYEETPDHTSDGENCETPEENEELHQQSNKEIRITVKDEEEGSVNENPDADKDVEKRGLPTSPGEKQSQSNSKSSYCCGLCGRDCHKMSALQIHMRIHSGEKPYQCSLCGKQFTQKGQLKGHFKVHTGEKPYSCPDCGKSFAHSGAMNRHRLTHTGEKPYHCSVCDRSFNQSGRLREHEKIHLGEKFDCPECDKSFTRASSLKNHVRLHTGERPYGCDVCGRGFSRSQSLRLHRRKHFETEGTSPAATKNDDFYESDNNSPINMCITEKND is encoded by the exons ATGGGCTCAGAGAACTCTGACCACTTTGGACCAGCGGTGGTCCTTGTTGACGAAGACGAGCAAGAAGTAGGTGGTCTAATCAACTCAGACGGGGAAGAAGTGGAGTTCTCTGAAGTCA GAGTAAATCCCATCTCAGGTATCGTACCTGCAGAGACTCCCTCCAAGAAATTGATTCAGAGCGAGAGTGAAAAGCTAGCATCCCTCCACAGCTGCTCGGTTTGTGGAAAAGACTTTCCTTATGCCTCTAAGCTTCAGCGACATCTGCGCACTCACTCGGGAGAGAGACCCTTCCCTTGCTCCATGTGTGAAAAGAGATTTCCAGAGAAAGGGCTCCTGATGATCCACGAAAGGGTCCACACGGGCGAAAAGCCGTTCCCGTGCACTTTCTGCGCCAAGAGGTTTGCCAGTCAGGGGGAGCTGCGGCTCCACCGACGGACTCACACGGGCGAGAGGCCCTACCACTGCTCCATCTGCCTGAAGAGCTTTTCTCGACACTGGCACTTGAAGACGCACCTGGAGGCGATGCACTGTGAGGTAGTCGCGGGCTTCTCAAGGAAGAAGTTCCCATGCTCGGACTGCGTGAAGAGCTGCAACTCTGCGGCCGAGCTGAGGGACCACCAGCGGACTCACACTGGAGAAAGGCCCTTCCAGTGCTCATTCTGTGACAAACGGTTCGCCTTGTCTGGAACACTGGTGAGGCACGAGCGCCTCCACACCGGTATCACCCCCTACCACTGCTCCGACTGCGGCAAGACCTTCGCACAGCAGTGGACGCTCACCACGCACATGAGGACtcacacaggagagaagccATATAGCTGCTCTCAGTGTGACAAGTCGTTTGTTGCTCCTGGGGAGCTCCGGAGGCACACCAGGatccacacaggagagaaaccatACACCTGCGGTGACTGCGGACGGCACTTCTCGTTAGCGGGAACTCTGAGAAACCACCGGCGGTCGTGTACGTCAAGCAAGAGCGAGTCAGTCCCTGATGTCATCTTGGGAGCGAGTCGAGCATCGGCAGATGAGTCGTACCTGGAGGACCAGGCTAACCCCATCATCTGTGAG gTACCTGAAAGCAAGACCTTCCCAAATGCTGCTGAGCCTACTTCCTCAAAGCGTCCTAACTGTGTCACATCGCCTCAGCCAGAAGTTATCCTGAGGACAATGGAAAACCCTTCAGAGAACCATGTTTCCACTCCCCATGTGAACGTTATagtgaaacaggaagaagaggaggaacctTTATACG AGGAAACTCCAGACCACACATCAGATGGGGAGAATTGTGAGACTCCGGAAGAAAATGAAGAGCTGCATCAGCAAAGCAACAAAGAGATTAGGATTACAGtaaaagatgaagaggaggggTCAGTAAACG AAAATCCAGATGCTGACAAAGACGTTGAAAAACGCGGTCTTCCGACGTCGCCTGGGGAAAAGCAAAGTCAAAGCAACTCGAAGAGTTCCTACTGCTGCGGGCTCTGCGGAAGAGACTGCCACAAGATGTCGGCGCTGCAGATCCACATGCGCATTCACTCAGGCGAGAAACCCTACCAGTGCTCCCTCTGCGGGAAACAGTTCACACAGAAAGGTCAACTAAAAGGTCACTTTAAAGTCCACACGGGAGAAAAGCCATATTCCTGTCCGGACTGCGGCAAGAGCTTCGCCCACTCAGGCGCCATGAACCGACACCGGCTCACCCACACGGGTGAGAAGCCGTACCACTGCTCTGTGTGCGACCGCAGCTTCAACCAGTCTGGCCGACTGAGGGAACACGAAAAGATCCACCTGGGGGAGAAGTTCGACTGTCCTGAGTGCGACAAGAGCTTCACGCGCGCTTCCAGCCTCAAAAACCATGTGAGGCTGCACACCGGTGAGAGGCCGTACGGCTGCGACGTCTGTGGGCGGGGCTTCAGCCGCTCGCAGAGCCTCAGGCTCCACAGGAGGAAACACTTTGAGACCGAGGGAACCTCTCCGGCCGCCACCAAGAATGACGACTTCTACGAGAGCGACAATAACTCCCCCATTAATATGTGCATAACGGagaaaaatgactaa
- the LOC122830357 gene encoding zinc finger protein 852-like translates to MVSNEKLCRSDGDEGENVCRCQNAGEKPFWRLARDVSPSPKPDMKSSQRTPEEEEGGTSSNAAELHRPENPATNQTYSSDPKMASASLDGRTVHLTLRLQTGPKEDDQEPAEEMGGLINSDGEEVTWHGKNVSDQEPDCTEVSQSEKEVILVDSQNSRDCGGPTLIMEVVGDEEENEEEEQEEGVVRTTKISTSHPARTRRRRAKKVRGRPLANPDKGERVPSNSARRRVRRQVSQSPLLCEGDSETCEGVSRRSRRRNICACPKPGEINSDTTLCVTAKRPSQKKDAKHSAEGENENVSTGKRRPRRKASRVPIEIPPELLKQPREKIEYRCSVCSKQFPHAYKLERHELIHTGEKPYCCSICGRGFNQKGNLKTHYKVHLGRKDAVDFENEVNPSASELSEYLKSLPGESKIRSSLHCLECGKDCKSQSALQAHHVTTHGEAAAESETAERGAARLLFCRRCCVQFDDKDKLETHMKSHVKEKRYSCPDCGKMFINESYIQIHQRIHTGERPFLCSLCGRGFHTASSLKLHEMQHSGERPYACSICGKTFQINSYLNAHYQTHIKDRPFVCSVCGKGYSRAEELKVHHRLHTGERPYKCGECEKSFIYRQGLRQHQRTHAGRRMGPTRQLGRPKQQNKLEI, encoded by the exons ATGGTCTCTAACGAGAAACTCTGTCGTTCTGATGGTGATGAGGGAGAAAATGTCTGTCGATGCCAAAATGCCGGAGAGAAGCCGTTTTGGCGCCTAGCACGGGACGTCTCGCCGAGTCCCAAACCCGACATGAAATCCAGCCAGAGAAcacctgaggaagaggagggtggcACGTCTTCAAATGCAGCAGAACTACATCGTCCAGAGAATCCAGCAACAAACCAAACT TATTCCTCGGACCCAAAGATGGCCTCGGCAAGCCTGGACGGCCGAACGGTCCACTTAACGCTCAGGCTTCAGACCGGACCGAAGGAGGACGATCAGGAGCCGGCGGAAGAAATGGGAGGTTTAATCAACTCGGACGGAGAGGAGGTGACATGGCATGGAA aaaatgtttctgaccAAGAGCCTGATTGCACAGAGGTTTCCCAGTCTGAGAAG gaagtcatccTGGTGGATTCTCAAAACTCGAGGGACTGCGGCGGTCCAACTCTCATCATGGAAGTTGTAGGAGACGAGGAAGAAAACGAGGAAGAGGAACAGGAAGAGGGAGTCGTGAGGACGACGAAGATCTCAACTTCACATCCTG cAAGAACGCGACGGAGACGAGCGAAAAAGGTCAGAGGGCGACCTTTGGCAAACCCCGACAAAGGAGAGCGTGTTCCTTCAAACTCCG CGAGGAGAAGAGTCCGGAGACAGGTTTCTCAATCTCCGCTGCTGTGTGAGGGAGACTCAGAGACATGTGAAGGAG tatcaAGACGTAGCCGAAGGAGAAATATCTGCGCCTGTCCCAAACCAGGAGAAATAAACTCCGACACGACCCTCTGTGTGACTG CAAAGCGACCCTCACAGAAAAAAGATGCCAAACACTCTGCtgaaggagaaaatgaaaatgtttctactg GGAAGAGGCGTCCTCGGAGGAAGGCGTCGCGTGTGCCGATAGAAATCCCCCCGGAGCTCCTGAAGCAGCCCAGGGAGAAAATCGAGTACCGCTGCTCCGTTTGCAGCAAACAGTTTCCCCACGCGTACAAACTGGAGCGGCACGAGCTGATCCACACGGGGGAAAAACCGTACTGCTGCTCCATCTGTGGGAGGGGCTTCAACCAGAAGGGGAATCTCAAAACGCACTACAAAGTCCACCTTG GTCGAAAAGACGCTGTGGACTTCGAGAACGAGGTGAATCCCTCCGCATCCGAACTCTCAGAATACCTGAAGTCCCTGCCAGGAGAATCAAAGATCCGTTCGTCCCTCCACTGCCTGGAATGCGGGAAGGACTGCAAAAGCCAGTCGGCTTTGCAGGCGCACCACGTTACGACGCACGGCGAGGCCGCGGCCGAGTCGGAGACGGCCGAGCGCGGCGCAGCGCGGCTCCTCTTCTGCCGCCGCTGCTGCGTTCAGTTCGACGACAAAGACAAACTGGAGACGCACATGAAGAGCCACGTCAAGGAGAAGCGCTACTCGTGCCCGGACTGCGGCAAGATGTTCATCAACGAGAGCTACATCCAGATTCACCAGCGCATCCACACGGGCGAGCGGCCCTTCCTCTGCTCGCTCTGCGGCCGGGGTTTCCACACGGCGTCTTCCCTCAAGCTCCACGAGATGCAGCACTCCGGGGAGAGGCCGTACGCCTGCTCCATCTGCGGGAAGACGTTTCAGATTAACTCCTACCTGAACGCGCACTACCAGACCCACATCAAAGACAGGCCGTTCGTCTGCAGCGTCTGCGGGAAAGGCTACTCCCGAGCCGAGGAGCTGAAGGTCCACCACAGGCTCCACACCGGGGAAAGACCCTACAAGTGCGGGGAGTGTGAGAAGAGTTTCATTTACCGCCAGGGACTTCGGCAGCACCAGCGGACGCACGCCGGCAGGCGAATGGGACCAACCAGGCAGCTTGGCAGACCCAAACAGCAGAACAAGCTGGAAATCTGA
- the txndc11 gene encoding thioredoxin domain-containing protein 11 — MLRRVRQSLRQVLLLMARRPDILCGAIVLSVLLVLAVKFTCSRAKDVVAAAQPPVRFFSADAPVVDLYLGQLDQVERLRSMAEVSFIFFYAPWCAHSMAARQEVTQVAMKLAKQVQFVAVNCWWSRGKCRRQKRFYHYPIIHLFYRRFGPIEYRGPFVAPYIESFTLRVITPLTYLPTRAHLENFLTQHESGVVGFFQFSSSPQPPGYVTYLSSALQTLRRDFHGVVRFGVVTSKHVAEAVSLREDETVYLHRRFNSSLVFPRKKLNFTSEAVCKWVFEHYETVVQWLLPPGTKSRLLEDELTKGPALLLFMPHDPLQPEPSAILQQFADIAVRYHSCEPPSADDRLPFYTSLCCRSVPIPESRTSACEVCLRLSGPSLPASSARCLFPSASREGDRFRTYLDRCCLHQPPSPISRISATSEGCSHYVSSYSPFTQFSACCKTLQPQLNESQAKEELGLPPPPTVPPSSAPVQEEEENDGITGLHCRTNRTLRFYVLDIGLNWPLAERLGASSQKNSSVHKGASTEGDGNRDWTFVAIVNLKYEVHYVLQHNPDATLTESLETFIRNFSSPHSHLQRHLVGEDDRKEGGGGGGGGGGADPQEEQQQKQRRLITELTTSSFVSSIMDHQKDVLLFYYTQWCGFCSVLNHVLIQLARLLQGNHTVTVARVNVARNDLPWEFMVDHVPSLLLFPRHRKHLSVKYPTDLPITVPNLLRFILQHSDSLRQANGSSAAAPGSGSGAVLHAEFLALQHEVQALHHARQRLSQQLAQLWRENRQLKFDIRGIEQSLERQMQEKSRRLAEALKRLQELADASETLLNENVLLKVLLRALRDRTEADEQAEADREEAGQEDGHRAS, encoded by the exons ATGCTGCGCCGGGTGCGGCAGTCTCTCCGGCAGGTGCTGTTACTGATGGCCCGGAGACCAGACATTCTCTGCGGGGCCATCGTGCTCAGCGTCCTGCTCGTACTGGCGGTGAAGTTCACATGCAG CCGCGCTAAGGACGTGGTGGCGGCGGCGCAGCCTCCGGTCCGGTTCTTCTCTGCCGATGCCCCAGTAGTGGACCTCTACTTGGGTCAGCTAGACCAG gtggAACGTCTCCGGAGCATGGCCGAggtgtcttttattttcttctatgCTCCCTGGTGTGCTCACTCCATGGCTGCGCGACAGGAAGTGACACAGGTTGCTATGAAGCTGGCCAAACAG GTGCAGTTTGTGGCTGTTAACTGCTGGTGGAGTCGAGGGAAATGCAGGAGGCAGAAACGTTTCTATCACTATCCCATCATCCATCTGTTCTACAGAAG GTTTGGGCCAATCGAGTACAGAGGACCGTTTGTGGCTCCATATATTGAAAGTTTTACCCTCAGAGTCATCACACCACTGACTTACCTCCCGACCAGAGCGCATCTCGAAAACTTCCTGACCCAGCATGAG TCTGGTGTGGTGGGTTTCTTCCAGTTCAGTTCCTCTCCACAGCCTCCAGGGTACGTCACCTACCTGTCCTCCGCCCTGCAGACCCTAAGGAGAG ATTTCCACGGCGTTGTGCGGTTTGGAGTTGTGACGAGCAAACACGTGGCAGAGGCCGTCTCTCTCAGAGAGGATGAAACGGTTTACCTGCACAGAAGATTCAACTCTTCTCTG GTTTTTCCAAGAAAGAAGCTAAACTTTACATCGGAGGCCGTCTGCAAGTGGGTGTTTGAGCACTACGAGACGGTCGTCCAGTGGCTGCTGCCTCCGGGGACGAAGTCCCGCCTGCTGGAGGACGAGCTGACGAAAGGCCCTGCACTGCTTCTGTTTATGCCACATGACCCCCTGCAGCCTGAGCCAAGTGCCATACTACAGCAG TTTGCAGACATCGCTGTACGTTACCACTCCTGCGAGCCCCCCAGCGCAGACGACCGTCTCCCGTTCTACACCTCGCTGTGCTGCCGATCCGTTCCCATTCCGGAGTCCAGAACCAGCGCGTGCGAGGTCTGCCTCAGGCTGTCCGGGCCGAGCCTCCCCGCCTCCTCGGCTCGCTGCTTGTTTCCGTCCGCTTCGCGAGAAGGAGACCGATTCAGGACTTATCTGGACCGCTGCTGCCTTCACCAGCCACCCTCTCCCATATCCAGGATAAGCGCGACCTCCGAGGGCTGCAGCCACTATGTGAGCAGCTACAGTCCCTTTACTCAGTTCAGTGCCTGCTGTAAAACTTTACAACCTCAGCTTAATGAATCACAAGCCAAAGAAGAGCTGGGACTTCCTCCCCCTCCGACCGTCCCTCCATCCTCTGCTCCCGtccaagaggaggaggagaacgaCGGCATCACGGGGCTGCATTGTCGGACTAACAGGACTCTCAGGTTCTACGTGCTGGACATTGGCCTCAACTGGCCTCTGGCAGAGCGGCTCGGAGCGTCGAGCCAAAAAAACTCTTCTGTTCACAAAGGGGCTTCCACAGAAGGCGACGGCAACCGGGACTGGACGTTTGTGGCCATCGTCAACCTGAAGTACGAGGTTCACTACGTTCTTCAGCACAACCCAGACGCCACGCTGACAGAGTCTCTAG AGACGTTCATCAGGAACTTCAGCTCACCGCACAGCCACCTGCAGAGACATTTGGTCGGAGAGGATGACAGGAAGGAGGgcggaggtggaggtggaggtggaggtggagccGATCCTCAGgaggaacagcagcagaagcagcgcCGCCTCATCACCGAGTTGACCACTTCCTCCTTCGTGTCGTCCATCATGGACCATCAAAag GATGTGCTGCTGTTCTACTACACTCAGTGGTGCGGCTTCTGCTCCGTTCTCAACCACGTCCTCATCCAGCTGGCCCGACTGCTGCAGGGGAACCACACCGTCACCGTGGCCAG GGTGAATGTGGCTCGTAACGACCTTCCCTGGGAGTTCATGGTGGATCACGTCCCTTCCCTCCTGCTGTTCCCCAGACACAG GAAACACCTCAGTGTGAAATATCCCACCGACCTTCCCATCACCGTGCCAAACCTCCTCCGCTTCATCCTGCAGCACTCCGACTCTCTGCGTCAGGCCAACGGGTCGTCCGCCGCGGCGCCGGGGTCCGGCTCCGGCGCCGTCCTCCACGCGGAGTTCCTGGCCCTCCAGCACGAAGTCCAGGCCCTGCACCACGCCCGCCAGCGGCTCTCGCAGCAGCTGGCGCAGCTGTGGCGCGAGAACCGCCAGCTGAAGTTCGACATCCGCGGCATCGAGCAGAGCCTGGAGAGGCAGATGCAGGAGAAGAGCCGGCGGCTGGCCGAGGCGCTGAAGCGTCTGCAGGAGCTGGCGGACGCCTCGGAGACCCTGCTGAACGAGAACGTGCTGCTCAAAGTCCTGCTGAGGGCGCTGAGGGACAGGACGGAGGCCGACGAGCAGGCCGAGGCGGACAGAGAGGAGGCGGGACAGGAAGACGGCCACCGGGCTTCCTGA